AATGGATCTCAAGGTGGAAAAACGAAGGCCACCGGCACCGACGCCCGTGACCGAAGTAGTGGACGACGAGCAGACCGCCGAGACACTCAAGCCGGCAGCCTCTAAACCTAAGGCCGTGAAAGAGAATCCTCCGAAATCAAAAAATGTGGCCAAAAAGAAAGTGAAAGCGATTTCGGCGAAAGGCGTTGGTTACCTCACAATTATTCCGGACGGACCCTTTGCGTCGGTGACGGTTGACGGAAAGAAAATCGGAGACACGCCGATGATTCGGTATGAGATCCGCGAGGGAACGCACAAGCTGATTTTCGAGAACGAAAAACTCTCCCGCAGACATGAAACCAAGATCGTCCTCCGGAAGGGGGAGGAGCTTCAGTTAACGAACATCTGGGCAGAGCCAAATAACGCCAACGACAACTAGAGTTACGTCCGCATCGGCCACATTTTGCACATGGGGCCGAGACCTCCTTAGAATGAACTCGCAATCGTCTTTCGAATCAATAACTTACGTACGAGTACGAAAGTGGTATCTGTGGTTGGCAATTTGCAGTTATGAATCCTGAAATGACGTTTCGGGGGGTAATTTCGACGGTTATCGTTTCTATTTTGGTGGTGGGGCAACCCACCGCAGGGCGGACCCAGCCGGCTTCGTTTCGCGTGGTTCTCGTGTCGACGTCCGCGGAGGCCAGTTCGCGAGTTGAGTTATTGGATTCCGAACTCCGCAAATTGGGCCTTCGGTCCTCCGTCATCAACCCCGACGATGACGTGCGAATGAAAGACGCGGACGCTGCACAGTCGAAAGGGCGGGCCCTGCTTACTGAAGCGAAGACGCTGTACCGAAAGCTGCGGTTTGCCGCATGCCTGGATCGCCTTAATGAAGCTCGAAAACAGATGGATTTGTCCGTGATCCGGGATTCGTATTTGCTGGAAGCCACGGTTCAACAGACGCAGAAAAAAGAGACCGCCGCAATCACCGCCCTTGAGGCTTATCGATC
This portion of the Bdellovibrionota bacterium genome encodes:
- a CDS encoding PEGA domain-containing protein, which translates into the protein MDLKVEKRRPPAPTPVTEVVDDEQTAETLKPAASKPKAVKENPPKSKNVAKKKVKAISAKGVGYLTIIPDGPFASVTVDGKKIGDTPMIRYEIREGTHKLIFENEKLSRRHETKIVLRKGEELQLTNIWAEPNNANDN